Proteins encoded in a region of the Spiroplasma endosymbiont of Amphimallon solstitiale genome:
- a CDS encoding UPF0236 family transposase-like protein, translated as MKNTRDKKKYKIVDYQYRTRKTMYGLVTYKRRIYEYFDEKLQKLVRVCLVDEMLELPKYKRIGEDVEQTIIEYFADGKRYHDICAICKKAGISVSTVHRVFKNLEVIEANPVKVKLEKNQSIFVAIDDGHRKFL; from the coding sequence ATAAAAAATACAAGAGATAAAAAGAAATATAAAATTGTCGATTATCAATATCGAACAAGAAAAACAATGTATGGATTAGTAACTTATAAAAGAAGAATTTATGAATATTTTGATGAAAAATTACAAAAATTAGTTCGTGTTTGTTTAGTTGATGAAATGCTAGAATTACCTAAATATAAAAGAATTGGTGAAGATGTTGAACAAACTATTATTGAATATTTTGCTGATGGAAAAAGATATCATGATATTTGTGCTATTTGTAAAAAAGCAGGTATTAGTGTTAGTACTGTTCATAGAGTTTTTAAGAATTTAGAAGTAATTGAAGCAAATCCAGTAAAAGTAAAATTAGAAAAAAATCAATCTATTTTTGTAGCAATTGATGATGGACATAGAAAGTTTCTTTAA